One segment of Rhodohalobacter mucosus DNA contains the following:
- the treF gene encoding alpha,alpha-trehalase TreF: MDNSHVRPYIQLSGELFEAVQKARIFSDSKHFVDMTPVGDPEDIKRMYQEEKDEPDFDLKEFVNRHFSGPSSSGEGVQIEQKASCRDHIRELWPSLFRSPDSGVKPGSTLLPLPKPYVVPGGRFREIYYWDSYFTAQGLNADGYPDMVLAMAENFRHLINTTGHIPNGNRAYYLSRSQPPFFAPMADMVVTLHGSEKIRSFLPAVEKEYMFWMDETGGTGRRSVKVETESGPVTLNRYWDDFPAPREESWYEDMKLAEDFPTDQREKLFRNIRAACESGWDFSSRWFADVMNLSSMETTNILPVDLNSLIWYMEEKLADWYRVEGETEKAQKYTRLAAIRKSAIQDLMWSDEKGFFFDYRIDEREMTDIWSLAAVYPLYFGMAEKYQAESVASHLENKFLKDGGLITTTVETGQQWDSPNGWAPLQWMAYKGLQRYGLNDLALTIRSRWMKLNKSVYLRTGKMVEKYNVEDLSKKGGGGEYPLQDGFGWSNGVYSALAIE; this comes from the coding sequence ATGGATAACAGTCACGTAAGACCCTATATCCAGCTGTCAGGAGAACTGTTTGAAGCCGTACAGAAGGCACGAATCTTTTCAGATTCGAAACACTTTGTGGATATGACACCGGTTGGGGATCCCGAAGATATTAAACGGATGTATCAGGAAGAGAAAGATGAACCGGATTTTGACCTCAAAGAATTTGTGAACAGGCATTTCAGCGGCCCTTCTTCATCTGGAGAAGGCGTTCAAATCGAACAAAAAGCGTCGTGCCGTGACCATATCCGCGAGCTTTGGCCGTCACTTTTCAGATCGCCCGACAGCGGCGTAAAACCCGGCAGCACACTCCTTCCCCTTCCCAAGCCGTATGTGGTACCCGGAGGCCGGTTTCGCGAAATTTACTATTGGGACAGTTATTTTACGGCTCAGGGCCTGAATGCTGACGGATATCCGGATATGGTGCTTGCCATGGCAGAAAATTTTCGGCACCTGATAAACACTACCGGCCACATTCCCAATGGAAACAGGGCGTACTACCTTAGCCGGTCCCAGCCTCCTTTTTTTGCTCCGATGGCCGATATGGTTGTAACGCTTCACGGCAGCGAAAAAATAAGGAGCTTTCTGCCCGCGGTCGAAAAAGAGTACATGTTCTGGATGGATGAAACAGGTGGCACGGGGCGTCGCTCCGTAAAAGTCGAAACAGAGTCGGGCCCCGTTACATTGAACAGATACTGGGATGACTTTCCGGCACCCCGCGAAGAGTCCTGGTATGAGGACATGAAGCTTGCAGAAGATTTTCCAACAGATCAGCGAGAGAAACTGTTTCGCAATATTCGCGCAGCGTGTGAATCGGGCTGGGATTTCAGCAGCCGGTGGTTCGCCGATGTTATGAATCTTTCGAGCATGGAGACGACCAATATTTTACCTGTTGACCTGAACTCACTTATCTGGTATATGGAGGAAAAGCTTGCAGATTGGTACCGGGTTGAGGGAGAGACTGAAAAGGCGCAAAAATATACCCGTCTTGCTGCCATCAGGAAGAGTGCCATACAGGATCTGATGTGGAGTGATGAGAAAGGCTTCTTTTTTGACTATCGCATCGATGAACGTGAGATGACGGATATCTGGTCGCTGGCCGCGGTGTACCCACTCTATTTTGGTATGGCGGAGAAGTATCAGGCTGAATCTGTGGCATCACATCTGGAGAATAAATTTCTGAAAGACGGCGGACTGATAACCACCACCGTTGAAACAGGGCAGCAATGGGATTCACCGAATGGCTGGGCTCCGCTTCAATGGATGGCCTACAAAGGGCTGCAAAGATATGGATTGAATGATCTCGCACTTACCATTCGGTCGCGGTGGATGAAGCTGAACAAGTCGGTTTATTTGCGGACAGGCAAGATGGTAGAGAAATACAATGTTGAAGATCTGTCAAAGAAGGGAGGCGGGGGTGAATATCCGTTACAGGATGGCTTTGGCTGGTCTAATGGTGTATACAGTGCCCTTGCAATTGAGTAG